The DNA window TCCACGAGACGGTTGGAGTAGCCCCACTCGTTGTCGTACCAGCCGACGACCTTGACGCTCTTGCCCTGGACCATGGTCAGGGAGGAGTCGAAGGTGCAGGACGCGGGCCAGTTCACGATGTCGGAGGAGACGATCGCGTCCTCGGTGTAGTCGAGGATGCCCTTCAGCTGTCCCTCGGCGGCCTTCTGGAACGCGGAGTTGACCTCGTCCTTGGTCACCTCGCGCTCCAGCTCGATGACCAGGTCGGTCACGGAGCCGGTGGGGACCGGGACGCGCATCGCGATGCCGTCGAGCTTGCCCGCCAGCTCCGGGATCACCAGCGCGGTGGCCTTGGCGGCACCGGTGGTGGTCGGGATGATGTTCTCGGCGGCGGCGCGGGCGCGGCGCAGGTCCGAGTGCGGGAAGTCCAGGATGCGCTGGTCGTTCGTGTAGGCGTGGACCGTCGTCATCATGCCCTTGACGATGCCGAAGTTCTCCAGGAGGACCTTGGCCATCGGCGCCACGCAGTTGGTGGTGCAGGAGGCGTTGGAGATGACGTGGTGGTTGGCCGCGTCGTACTTGTCCTGGTTGACGCCCATCACGATCGTGATGTCCTCGTCCTTGGCCGGAGCCGAGATGAGGACCTTCTTCGCGCCGGCGGCGATGTGCTTGGCGGCGTCGGCCTTCTTGGTGAAGATGCCGGTCGACTCGATGACGATGTCGGTGCCCAGCTCACCCCAGGGGAGGTTCGCGGGGTCGCGCTCGGCGAAGGTCTTGAAGGTGTTGCCGGCGACGGTGATGGTGTCGTCGGTGTGGGAGACCTCGGCCTTGAGGCGACCCAGGATGGTGTCGTACTTGAGCAGGTGCACCAGGGTGGCGTTGTCAG is part of the Streptomyces subrutilus genome and encodes:
- the gap gene encoding type I glyceraldehyde-3-phosphate dehydrogenase, producing the protein MTIRVGINGFGRIGRNYFRALLEQGADIEIVGVNDLTDNATLVHLLKYDTILGRLKAEVSHTDDTITVAGNTFKTFAERDPANLPWGELGTDIVIESTGIFTKKADAAKHIAAGAKKVLISAPAKDEDITIVMGVNQDKYDAANHHVISNASCTTNCVAPMAKVLLENFGIVKGMMTTVHAYTNDQRILDFPHSDLRRARAAAENIIPTTTGAAKATALVIPELAGKLDGIAMRVPVPTGSVTDLVIELEREVTKDEVNSAFQKAAEGQLKGILDYTEDAIVSSDIVNWPASCTFDSSLTMVQGKSVKVVGWYDNEWGYSNRLVDLTVFVGGQL